One genomic window of Eptesicus fuscus isolate TK198812 chromosome 6, DD_ASM_mEF_20220401, whole genome shotgun sequence includes the following:
- the ASIC5 gene encoding acid-sensing ion channel 5 — protein MEQTEKSKVYAEKGLLEKIKLWLSKKPLPSPTDRKKFDHDFAISTSFHGLHNIVRNRSKIRKVIWLVVVLGSVSLVAWQIYSRLVNYFTWPTTTSVEVQYVEKIEFPAVTFCNLNRFQTEAVAKFGVIFFLWNIVSKVLHLQEISANSTGFKEAIDFLESQQNFSIAEFVKKNGFYLNNSTLLKCDFFGKPCGSQDFAHVFTEYGNCFTFNHGENIEAREKVSVSGRGLSLLFNVNQEEFTDDPTLGFADAGIIFVIHSPKKVPQFDGLGLSSPVGMHARVTIRQVKTVHQEYPWGECNPNIKLQTFSTYSTSGCLKECKARHIEKQCGCLPFLLPGKGIECDLQKFYNCVSPTLDHIEVKGLCTMGTHNSSCPVPCEETEYPATISYSTFPSRKALKHLSKKLNQSQKYIRENLVNIEINYSDLNYKITQQQKAVSVSELLADVGGQLGLFCGASMITIIEIIEYIFTNFYWICLLFLLKIPEMTPGPHPPQNHLGNKNNIEEC, from the exons GACTCTTGGAAAAGATAAAGCTCTGGCTCTCAAAGAAACCACTGCCCTCTCCCACTGACCGAAAGAAGTTTGACCATGACTTTGCCATCTCCACTTCCTTTCACGGGCTACATAACATTGTTCGGAACCGGAGCAAAATCCGCAAGGTGATCTGGTTGGTGGTGGTCTTGGGCTCAGTCTCACTGGTGGCATGGCAGATCTACAGTCGCTTGGTCAACTACTTCACATGGCCGACCACAACGTCTGTTGAGGTTCAGTATGTGGAAAAGATAGAGTTCCCGGCGGTGACGTTTTGTAATTTGAACAG GTTCCAAACTGAAGCTGTAGCCAAAtttggtgttatttttttcttatggaaTATTGTATCCAAAGTCCTCCATCTCCAGGAAATCAGTGCCAATTCTACTGGTTTTAAAGAGGCTATTGATTTTCTTGAAAGTCAACAAAACTTCAGCATTGCAGAGTTTGTTAAGAAAAATGGCTTTTATCTCAACAACAGCACTTTGTTGAAATGTGACTTTTTTGGAAAGCCATGTGGCTCACAG GATTTCGCACATGTCTTCACTGAATACGgaaattgttttacttttaatcatGGTGAAAATATCGAAGCAAGGGAAAAAGTGAGTGTCTCTGGAAGAGGCTTAAGCTTGCTCTTCAATGTCAATCAG GAGGAATTCACTGATGACCCCACTCTTGGTTTTGCTGATGCTGGAATCATCTTTGTCATCCATTCACCCAAGAAGGTGCCACAGTTTGATGGTTTAGGCTTGTCATCACCCGTGGGAATGCACGCCCGGGTAACCATCCGCCAAGTGAAG ACAGTTCACCAAGAATACCCATGGGGAGAATGCAACCCTAACATCAAGCTGCAGACTTTTAGTACCTACAGCACTTCTGGTTGCTTAAAGGAATGCAAAGCACGGCACATAGAAAAGCAATGTGGatgtttaccttttcttcttcccg gaAAAGGGATAGAGTGTGACCTACAAAAGTTTTACAATTGTGTTTCTCCTACACTTG ACCACATCGAAGTGAAGGGATTATGTACAATGGGGACACATAATTCTAGCTGCCCTGTTCCTTGTGAAGAAACAGAATACCCTGCTACTATTTCTtattccacttttccaagtcgaAAAGCTTTGAAACATCTTTCCAAGAAGTTGAACCAAAGCCAAAAATATATCAG GGAGAATCTTGTCAACATTGAAATAAACTATAGTGACCTAAATTATAAGATAACCCAGCAACAAAAAGCAGTGAGTGTATCTGAATTACTTG CAGATGTTGGTGGCCAACTGGGCCTATTTTGTGGGGCCAGTATGATTACAATTATAGAAATTATTGAATATATATTCACCAATTTCTACTGGATATGCCTTTTGTTTTTGCTGAAGATACCTGAAATGACCCCAGGGCCTCATCCacctcagaatcacctggggaataaaaataacatagaagAATGCTGA